In Gopherus flavomarginatus isolate rGopFla2 chromosome 5, rGopFla2.mat.asm, whole genome shotgun sequence, one DNA window encodes the following:
- the TULP1 gene encoding tubby-related protein 1, whose translation MPLQSEILREVWTSDSVNEEPGSPQKQKLNKQRLLPGQKQKKKRQEPTLEAKPKKSKVKKLDNLSPAEESSAPSQTIRKLREKKEEKLEEESEKQPYPKSTKEPRKKKESPTSHFSVAKASKKKQGKKDSEEEEEEEVENDDPPKKPKRKPPKEIPAGESRERKPKPKGDKSDCDAKPRAAKPMKKEPTSMFQVSRDKKERKGKKKAPAFTNSEEEDDSDSSTKPIKPNTKKDTASMFQAGGDSHKEKKTKKKALPKAAREGSEGEASESPQKNSNRKGKGKKSKKKEERPPSPVIEVDNLEDFVLRPAPQGVTIKCRVTRDKKGMDRGLYPTYYLHLDNEKKVFLLAGRKRKKSKTSNYLISIDPTDLSRGGENFIGKLRSNLMGTKFTVFDNGVNPDRANADWSNVRQELSAVVYETNVLGFKGPRKMTVIIPGMNSDNERVPIRPRNDNDGLLTRWQNKNMDNLIELHNKAPVWNDETQSYVLNFHGRVTHASVKNFQIVHSNDPDYIVMQFGRVADDAFTMDYNYPMCTVQAFAIALSSFDGKLACE comes from the exons CGCCTCTTGCCGGGGCAGAAGCAGAAGAAGAAGCGCCAGGAGCCCACGCTGGAAGCCAAGCCCAAGAAATCAAAAGTAAAAAAGTTGGACAACCTGAGCCCGGCAGAGGAGTCCAGCGCCCCCTCTCAGA CTATCAGGAAACTGAgggagaagaaggaggagaaactggaggAGGAGAGTGAAAAGCAGCCCTACCCCAAATCCACCAAAGAGCCCAGGAAGAAGAAGGAAAGTCCCACATCGCATTTCAGTGTGGCCAAAGCCTCAAAAAAGAAGCAAGGTAAGAAG GactctgaggaggaggaagaggaggaggtggagaatgATGACCCACCAAAAAAGCCAAAAAGGAAGCCCCCCAAAGaaatcccagctggagaaagcaggGAGAGAAAACCCAAGCCGAAAg GAGACAAAAGTGATTGCGATGCCAAGCCCAGAGCTGCCAAGCCCATGAAGAAGGAGCCGACGTCCATGTTCCAAGTGAGCAGGGACAAGAAGGAGAGAAAAGGCAAAAAGAAAG CCCCAGCTTTCACAAACAGCGAGGAGGAAGACGACTCTGATTCCAGCACCAAGCCAATCAAACCCAACACAAAAAAGGACACGGCTTCCATGTTCCAGGCGGGAGGCGACAGCCACAAAGAGAAGAAGACCAAAAAGAAAG CTCTCCCCAAAGCCGCCAgagaggggagtgagggagaggCCTCGGAAAGCCCTCAGAAGAACTCCAATAggaaagggaaagggaagaaaTCCAAGAAG AAAGAGGAGAGGCCGCCATCCCCTGTCATCGAAGTGGACAACCTGGAAGACTTTGTGCTGCGGCCGGCTCCTCAGGGGGTAACCATCAAGTGTCGGGTCACTCGAGACAAGAAGGGGATGGACCGGGGCCTCTATCCTACATATTACTTGCACCTGGACAACGAGAAAAAG GTGTTCCTGTTGGCTGGTCGGAAGCGGAAAAAGAGCAAGACCTCAAACTACCTGATTTCCATTGATCCCACTGATTTGTCCCGAGGCGGAGAGAACTTCATTGGGAAGCTGAG ATCCAATTTAATGGGGACTAAGTTTACTGTGTTTGATAACGGTGTGAACCCCGACAGAGCAAACGCCGACTGGTCAAACGTGCGACAGGAGCTGTCAGCCGTCGTGTAT GAGACAAACGTTTTAGGGTTCAAAGGACCCCGGAAGATGACTGTGATCATCCCTGGAATGAATTCGGACAATGAGCGGGTGCCAATCCGGCCCCGAAAC GATAACGATGGGCTGCTTACGAGATGGCAGAACAAGAACATGGACAACCTGATTGAGCTGCACAACAAGGCCCCGGTATGGAATGACGAGACCCAGTCTTACGTCCTGAACTTCCACGGCAGAGTCACCCACGCCTCCGTCAAGAACTTCCAGATTGTGCACAGCAACGATC CTGACTACATTGTGATGCAGTTCGGCCGCGTGGCGGACGATGCTTTCACCATGGACTACAACTACCCTATGTGCACTGTGCAGGCTTTCGCCATTGCCCTGTCCAGCTTTGATGGGAAGCTGGCCTGTGAATAA